A part of Streptomyces sp. NBC_00557 genomic DNA contains:
- a CDS encoding NAD(P)-dependent oxidoreductase gives MTVRGVTAGSGPDSRRSRADLPDLLPRTDIVVLVLPENPGTVGLFGAGELAALPDGALVVNIGRGRTLDTEALLAETAGKRLRAALDVVDPEPLPAGHPLRHTPGVLVTPHVGGGSTAFRPRAERLIVEQVHRFASGRPLLNPVSRD, from the coding sequence GTGACGGTGCGGGGCGTCACCGCCGGGAGCGGACCGGACAGCAGGCGCTCGCGCGCCGACCTGCCCGATCTGCTCCCCCGGACGGACATCGTCGTGCTCGTACTGCCGGAGAACCCCGGCACGGTTGGCCTCTTCGGTGCCGGGGAACTCGCCGCACTGCCCGACGGGGCACTGGTCGTCAACATCGGGCGGGGCCGCACGCTGGACACCGAAGCCCTGCTCGCCGAGACGGCCGGCAAACGGCTCCGGGCCGCCCTCGACGTCGTCGACCCCGAACCGCTGCCCGCCGGCCACCCCCTGCGCCACACGCCCGGAGTCCTCGTGACGCCGCACGTCGGGGGCGGCTCCACGGCGTTCCGTCCGCGCGCCGAGCGCCTGATCGTCGAGCAGGTCCACCGCTTCGCCAGCGGACGTCCCCTGCTGAACCCGGTCAGCCGTGACTGA
- a CDS encoding MFS transporter yields the protein MHLTAIDEAPMSRFHRKLAVACSGGPLLDGYLLSIIGIALSGIGADLGLGSTETAMIGVAALVGMFFGGLIIGPVTDRVGRRVMYVIDLAVLLTASAACAFVTSAWQLIALRLIVGFAIGADYPIATSLLTEWVPKQQRARMMGVLIIAWYAGAAGAYFVGYALAQTAGHGAWRWMLASAALVSAAVIALRHGTPESPRWLVAKGRPEEASALIARVLDVRVSPEDLVAAHSSTARRGSVAELFRGVYMRRTAFCALFYTCAVIPLWALYIFGPTILGAFGLGSGNLSNLGSALITLLFLVGTLPAMRALETVGRRRMITWSFAAMVPPLLILGLWPAAPVAVVILCFCLYGLFSGAPNILEWAYPNELFPTSIRASAVGMAVALSRFGAAAGTYLVPVSLTHLGTATTMWIGAAITAAGWLVCLAWAEETSNRPLEEAGGAVAGGTAAAPRPGKAAVPGDPAPLAE from the coding sequence ATGCACCTCACCGCCATCGACGAAGCACCCATGAGCCGCTTCCACCGCAAACTCGCCGTGGCCTGCAGCGGAGGCCCCCTCCTCGACGGCTACCTCCTGTCGATCATCGGCATCGCCCTCTCCGGCATCGGCGCCGACCTCGGACTCGGCAGCACCGAGACCGCGATGATCGGCGTGGCCGCACTGGTCGGCATGTTCTTCGGCGGGCTGATCATCGGCCCGGTGACCGACCGGGTGGGGCGCCGGGTCATGTACGTCATCGACCTGGCCGTGCTGCTCACCGCCTCCGCGGCCTGCGCCTTCGTCACCTCGGCGTGGCAGCTCATCGCCCTGAGACTGATCGTCGGATTCGCGATCGGCGCCGACTATCCCATCGCCACCTCCCTGCTCACCGAGTGGGTGCCCAAACAGCAGCGGGCACGGATGATGGGCGTCCTGATCATCGCCTGGTACGCGGGCGCCGCGGGCGCGTACTTCGTCGGCTACGCGCTCGCCCAGACCGCCGGCCACGGCGCCTGGCGATGGATGCTCGCCAGCGCGGCCCTCGTGTCCGCGGCCGTCATCGCCCTGCGCCACGGCACCCCGGAGTCCCCGCGCTGGCTGGTCGCCAAGGGACGCCCGGAAGAGGCCAGCGCCCTCATCGCCCGGGTGCTGGATGTCCGGGTCTCCCCCGAGGACCTGGTGGCCGCCCACTCCTCCACCGCTCGCCGGGGCAGCGTCGCGGAGCTGTTCCGCGGCGTCTACATGCGCCGTACGGCGTTCTGCGCCCTCTTCTACACCTGCGCGGTGATCCCCTTGTGGGCGCTGTACATCTTCGGGCCCACCATCCTGGGCGCCTTCGGCCTCGGCAGCGGCAACCTCAGCAACCTCGGCTCCGCCCTGATCACCCTTCTCTTCCTGGTCGGCACCCTGCCTGCCATGCGCGCGCTGGAAACCGTCGGCCGCCGCCGGATGATCACCTGGTCCTTCGCGGCGATGGTGCCCCCGCTGCTGATCCTGGGGCTCTGGCCGGCGGCACCGGTGGCCGTCGTCATCCTCTGCTTCTGCCTGTACGGCCTCTTCTCCGGTGCGCCGAACATCCTCGAATGGGCCTATCCCAACGAGCTGTTCCCCACCTCCATCCGCGCCTCCGCCGTGGGCATGGCCGTCGCACTCAGCCGCTTCGGAGCCGCGGCGGGAACCTATCTGGTCCCGGTTTCCCTGACCCACCTCGGCACCGCGACGACCATGTGGATCGGCGCCGCGATCACCGCCGCGGGATGGCTGGTGTGCCTGGCCTGGGCCGAGGAGACGAGCAACCGCCCGCTGGAGGAGGCCGGAGGCGCCGTCGCCGGGGGAACGGCCGCCGCCCCGCGCCCCGGGAAGGCGGCGGTGCCCGGTGACCCCGCCCCACTCGCCGAATAG
- a CDS encoding DUF3604 domain-containing protein, which produces MGHSHHHHHHHCGVDHHRGEYTEQQRADLELVLAFNRRLSHAIDDCRDVSAVEALLDPDPMRYMWVDEGAGRLPEFIRTADAALREAPRLPGHRRAESHAVGGCGAAARPAVAVAADGRVLHTWVEWEKDAGERVFATVTDGPTGKADAVALTGEPADCFRPTALFDAAGRPWVCFARADDGAVSVWARRYEGGRWLPEELVSTTEHPSFNQEAVAHADGSVEVCWQGRTGGRFGIHARRWKDGVWSATRLVSDGSAANVWDPSTAALPGGGTVYAWTEYHNGSYRIVVRRTHADGTLSDIRPISSGSDYALHPSVAVTADGAVWCAFDVITVHGHGGSGPTRLRATAELSQPYKPEGMRESGDSVPPELLPEIAASLRVVRVEEDGVAEAEGELAAALDVVPGGLPRLAADARGGLTVAYRIHRRLPLMTYYWEVATQTLGPDGWSAPTTYAESDGTLEEVALAPLPDGALVSWQTDGRKERGLTWTEGFGGRECPFLLEHHGDVIWHSMHGSGAVRSAVVPGSGGPARAPHRLPVVHSARRREARTWVAAERDRYHTTVGDRQLSLYWGDLHRHSLISRCTSGDEPSLEDFYRYSWDICEYDFWAVTDHSENSSDYQWWNIQKIADLFRIDDRFIPLYGFEWTGMTGHQNVIFGSVRRGAPIYSSYAEGSATPSELWSRLREHPDFPAITIPHHPGSAMVPFDWDYHDPEAMRLVEVFQACRGNYEADGCFRQYSDGTLPGTFVADGLRRGYRYGLIASSDHGHGASYVGAFAERLDRRSVFEALHARRVFAATTRDILVDFRIGGTFMGGELSTDGPVELEAYVRGYGEIARVDVVREGETVHVVTPDLGLPDGWNAVPLRLEWGRGHATTDWSGSLAVEGGRVLQTPYWSPEITEAGEQWVSWSAQTKSFGEPYGAQRGGIEITLTGPDDAVVRVKTAHGESATTLGELRDGVVEVPVEVDGRFHLQPGVGGLTGLGGSEHRLRWTDRPEGPTWYYVRVYQTDGEMAWSSPIWVAPLS; this is translated from the coding sequence ATGGGCCACTCACACCACCACCATCACCACCACTGCGGCGTGGACCACCACCGAGGTGAGTACACCGAGCAGCAACGGGCCGACCTGGAACTCGTCCTGGCCTTCAACCGCAGGCTGTCGCACGCCATCGACGACTGCCGTGACGTGTCGGCGGTGGAGGCGCTCCTCGACCCCGACCCCATGCGCTACATGTGGGTGGACGAGGGCGCGGGCAGGCTCCCGGAGTTCATACGCACCGCGGATGCCGCTCTGCGGGAGGCGCCCCGGCTGCCCGGGCACCGCCGGGCCGAGAGCCACGCCGTCGGCGGTTGCGGAGCCGCGGCCCGCCCGGCAGTGGCGGTCGCGGCGGACGGGCGGGTGCTGCACACGTGGGTGGAGTGGGAGAAGGACGCCGGCGAGCGGGTGTTCGCCACTGTGACGGACGGTCCCACCGGCAAGGCCGATGCGGTGGCGCTGACCGGTGAGCCCGCGGACTGTTTCCGGCCGACGGCGCTGTTCGACGCCGCGGGCCGCCCCTGGGTCTGCTTCGCGCGGGCCGACGACGGGGCCGTGAGCGTGTGGGCGCGCCGGTACGAGGGCGGGCGATGGCTGCCCGAGGAGCTGGTGAGCACCACCGAGCACCCTTCGTTCAACCAGGAGGCGGTCGCACACGCCGACGGCAGCGTCGAGGTGTGCTGGCAGGGGCGGACCGGCGGCCGGTTCGGCATCCACGCGCGCCGCTGGAAGGACGGGGTCTGGTCCGCGACCCGGCTGGTCAGCGACGGCTCGGCGGCGAACGTGTGGGATCCGTCGACGGCCGCCCTGCCCGGCGGAGGCACGGTCTACGCCTGGACCGAGTACCACAACGGCTCGTACCGGATCGTCGTACGGCGCACGCACGCCGACGGCACGCTCTCGGATATCCGCCCGATCAGCTCCGGCAGCGACTACGCCCTGCACCCGTCGGTGGCGGTCACGGCCGACGGCGCCGTGTGGTGCGCCTTCGACGTCATCACCGTGCACGGCCACGGCGGTTCGGGGCCGACCCGGCTGCGGGCCACGGCCGAACTGTCCCAGCCGTACAAGCCGGAGGGCATGCGGGAGAGCGGCGACTCGGTCCCGCCCGAGCTGCTGCCCGAGATCGCCGCGTCGCTCCGCGTCGTGCGCGTCGAGGAGGACGGCGTGGCCGAGGCCGAGGGCGAACTCGCCGCTGCGCTGGACGTGGTCCCCGGCGGCCTGCCGCGGCTGGCCGCGGACGCCCGGGGCGGGCTCACCGTCGCCTACCGCATCCACCGCCGCCTGCCCCTGATGACGTACTACTGGGAGGTCGCCACCCAGACCCTGGGGCCGGACGGCTGGTCGGCGCCGACGACGTACGCGGAAAGCGACGGCACCCTGGAGGAGGTCGCCCTCGCCCCGCTGCCCGACGGCGCGCTGGTCTCCTGGCAGACGGACGGCCGCAAGGAACGCGGCCTGACCTGGACCGAGGGCTTCGGCGGACGCGAGTGCCCCTTCCTCCTCGAGCACCACGGTGATGTCATCTGGCACAGCATGCACGGCAGCGGCGCCGTCCGCAGCGCCGTGGTGCCGGGCAGCGGCGGCCCGGCGCGGGCGCCGCACCGGCTTCCCGTCGTGCACAGCGCCCGGCGACGCGAGGCGCGCACCTGGGTCGCCGCCGAGCGCGACCGTTACCACACGACCGTCGGCGACCGGCAACTCTCCCTGTACTGGGGTGACTTGCACCGCCACTCGCTGATCAGCCGCTGCACCTCCGGCGACGAACCCTCGCTGGAGGACTTCTACCGCTACTCCTGGGACATCTGCGAGTACGACTTCTGGGCGGTCACCGACCATTCCGAGAACAGCAGCGACTACCAGTGGTGGAACATCCAGAAGATCGCCGACCTGTTCCGCATCGACGACCGCTTCATCCCGCTGTACGGCTTCGAGTGGACGGGCATGACCGGGCACCAGAACGTCATCTTCGGCTCGGTCCGACGCGGGGCGCCCATCTACTCCTCGTACGCCGAAGGCTCCGCCACGCCCTCAGAACTGTGGAGCAGGCTGCGCGAACACCCGGACTTCCCGGCCATCACGATCCCCCACCACCCCGGCTCGGCGATGGTCCCCTTCGACTGGGACTACCACGACCCCGAAGCCATGCGCCTGGTCGAGGTGTTCCAGGCGTGCCGGGGCAACTACGAGGCCGACGGCTGCTTCCGCCAGTACTCCGACGGGACCCTGCCCGGCACCTTCGTCGCGGACGGCCTGCGCCGCGGCTACCGCTACGGCCTGATCGCCTCCTCCGACCACGGACACGGCGCCAGTTACGTGGGCGCCTTCGCGGAACGCCTCGACCGCCGGTCGGTCTTCGAGGCCCTGCACGCACGCCGGGTGTTCGCCGCCACCACCCGCGACATCCTCGTCGACTTCCGCATCGGCGGCACCTTCATGGGCGGCGAGCTGAGCACGGACGGGCCCGTCGAGCTGGAGGCGTACGTCCGCGGATACGGAGAGATCGCCCGCGTCGACGTCGTACGCGAGGGTGAGACGGTGCACGTCGTCACGCCGGACCTGGGACTGCCGGACGGGTGGAACGCCGTGCCTCTGCGGCTGGAGTGGGGCCGCGGGCACGCCACCACCGACTGGAGCGGCAGCCTCGCCGTCGAGGGCGGCCGGGTGCTGCAAACCCCCTACTGGAGCCCGGAGATCACCGAGGCGGGCGAGCAGTGGGTCAGCTGGTCGGCGCAGACCAAGAGCTTCGGCGAACCCTATGGCGCGCAGCGCGGTGGCATCGAGATCACCCTGACGGGACCGGACGACGCCGTCGTACGCGTGAAGACCGCGCACGGCGAATCGGCCACCACGCTCGGCGAGTTGCGTGACGGGGTGGTCGAGGTGCCGGTCGAGGTGGACGGCCGCTTCCACCTGCAGCCGGGCGTGGGCGGACTGACCGGCCTGGGCGGCAGCGAGCACCGGCTGCGCTGGACGGACCGCCCCGAAGGCCCCACCTGGTACTACGTCCGCGTCTACCAGACGGACGGCGAGATGGCCTGGTCGTCGCCGATCTGGGTCGCCCCGCTGTCCTGA
- a CDS encoding IclR family transcriptional regulator domain-containing protein, whose translation MTPRTVTDPDRLRAELAQVRERGWAEVEEENEIGVRSIAAALPDAPDRGRSLAVSLAATVILTGAGQLRALASELRDCVAEIAARVSA comes from the coding sequence GTGACGCCCCGCACCGTCACGGATCCCGACCGGCTCCGCGCCGAACTGGCGCAGGTCCGGGAGCGAGGCTGGGCGGAGGTCGAGGAGGAGAACGAGATCGGCGTCCGCTCGATCGCGGCCGCGCTCCCCGACGCTCCCGACCGCGGCCGCTCTCTGGCCGTCTCCCTGGCGGCCACCGTCATCCTCACCGGCGCCGGACAACTCCGCGCACTGGCCTCTGAGTTGAGGGACTGCGTAGCGGAGATCGCGGCCAGGGTGTCCGCCTGA